From Aliamphritea hakodatensis:
CTATCAAATGCTGAAAAAACGACAGTTTGGCTTCACTGTCTGTTTTTCTATAAGCATTTACAACTTCGACAGCGATTGCTGTGCCAAGGGCTTCTCCTTTACTGGTGAGCAGTTCAGCACAGTAATCTTCCAGATCTTTTTGTGGTGATACAGTATTTTTCCGGGATAACAGTTCGCGGCCAGCGTCAGCCACAGAACTTAATAATCGGTTGAGGCGCATAATACCCTCCTTAGAGCGGTGGTTGATCAGCCGGTATGGAAGACCGGCTTATGGCGACCAGACAGACCTGATTAGTGGCTCGTAAAGCTGTGCGGTCAAACACATCAACATGCGCTTCGAGCCGGGCTTTTCCATTCTCTTCAAGGTCCGAGAAGAACGCCTGAAGAGTTTCATCAGAAAGGCGGGTCGTTGCAATGATGCTGCCAACAGCCGGACGCTGATATTGGATATTAGCCTTGGCGATAACAAGGTCTGCATGACAGTCAGCCCGTTGCATACAATCAAACATCAGTGCCCAGGCTGCCAGTGCTGACATAGAGTAAATACTGCCTGCGAAAGCCGTACCGTGAATATTGATGTTGTTTTCTGCCACCGGGGCTTCGAGGCAGATTTGCCCCGAATCCAGTGAACTGACCTGTATGCTAAATGCCTTGCTGGCCGGGATTTCCCGATGCAGCAAAGCTTCCAGCGAGCTGGCAGCGGTGGAGTTACTGGCCATAGATGTCATTGTAATCCTCACGGAGTTGCTTCTTCTGAACTTTGCCCATGGTGTTACGGGGCAGTTCATCAACAAAAAAGATCTTCTGTGGCTGCTTAAAACGGGCGATTTTTCCTTTAAGGAACGCCATTACATCTTCAGCACTTAGGTCTGCGCCATGCTCAGCAACAATGACAGCAGTAACGCCTTCACCGAAATCACGGTGGGGCACACCAATAACTGCTGATTCTTTGACGCCGGCAATCTGGTCAATCATGTTTTCAACTTCTTTG
This genomic window contains:
- a CDS encoding YiiD C-terminal domain-containing protein, coding for MTSMASNSTAASSLEALLHREIPASKAFSIQVSSLDSGQICLEAPVAENNINIHGTAFAGSIYSMSALAAWALMFDCMQRADCHADLVIAKANIQYQRPAVGSIIATTRLSDETLQAFFSDLEENGKARLEAHVDVFDRTALRATNQVCLVAISRSSIPADQPPL